The Calypte anna isolate BGI_N300 chromosome 23, bCalAnn1_v1.p, whole genome shotgun sequence genome has a segment encoding these proteins:
- the AHDC1 gene encoding LOW QUALITY PROTEIN: AT-hook DNA-binding motif-containing protein 1 (The sequence of the model RefSeq protein was modified relative to this genomic sequence to represent the inferred CDS: deleted 1 base in 1 codon) — MLSLKVASGAEGSGTPAAGPEVAPADSRSLPKRAGSGGLGTQQPVDGSSVACQPLALENGASPPAAEQCPHSQGPGPRQPGSDGDSSTFPVNLHCKHPRPRELKCNSRSSSKAEGPGPTFPDPHVSNCSAKRHAGEEEVRMRVKPPGPVVTTSVVRGSPDYVREPKFYPPGHPAQRPPACPAEKALSCSVLSFPEGSCPALGREHQAGSLLHGDPADRCQSVHGGTKAAEELLGCAGEPRILGGSAEEAAARDRAPKTFPDATLASGRCNVDGILALLRSKCGNGHINLHPVVQLIDIMKDLNRLSEDLKSSGVHLDCGSLRGGGRGGGGGGGGHEDNRLLPADRDLQYSFFSSPSLANSIRSPEERGVHCKTEPPRHPRPPARDGEAEGGGGSTPQPPGHSGGVSKAPAEEAGCSQPDAGDYSDLAEADILNELASLACPGTQLLESQAMEPQPQLLPAQELDSQSRLLDSQSLESQPQLLDSQSLEPLPESLELQNLEPLGLQSLEPLSESLELQSLEPLSESLELQSLEPLAEPLGLQTLEPLPGALEPPLLDARAPLLPTEPSLLEPQPLGPVSELLEAQPGAGDPMRPHGLQPRLGGCPLSSVVKRGPCGGRGAGRCGEDHRKYALRRTDKPKMLCRRRRAGRGRRADIPSESRVLSPLALPAEVPPGPEEPSTPLLTPPLPPPTAMDPDEVPKAPPPGKKSKCRGVRKMVVKMAKIPVSLGRRNKTTYKVSSLSSNLNLEGKELATSSSMEPTPLLKMKNNGRNVVVVFPPGEMPIILKRKRGRPPKNLLLGQAKPKEPVPEVKKRRRRKQKLASPQPSYIADTNDSKADYSDVLAKLAFLNRQSQCSGRCSPPRCWTPSEPESIHQAPDTQSISHFLHRVQGFRRRGGKAGGFGGRGGGHAARAARCSFSDFFEGIGKKKKAPAAALHADAVHPRKRGRPEPDPVGKPKRKRRARKNGALFPEPNPGQSFGDGPTEWAGGEKGSPWAPHHGHPGGQAGRNGGYQGAEARPFHAAGLESGSSGRAGFYGGSAASSQAEAGPERHSLFTGYFRSLLDSDDSSDLLDFALSASRSESRKSAAAYTAPPAALPGQRGMATYPARGGKVAAATPGAEAAFHAAMQGRTAFPPGRTAATGYSVSQGSSECRGAEAFPKLAPPSAVSRSPTAHLATSGTTGFSPYGNYGTGQSVAPASVFPPGKQYPSAQDCPNSKDCSFAYGSGSSLPSSPSSAHSAGYAPPTAGPSLPLGKAAFFNSAEQGGQFSSAAHTPLRCDSRASTVSPGGYMVPKGSASFQPSPENCRQFPSATPWAFRQGYGGLDWSSEAFSQLYNPGFECHLNEPNVILDISNYTPQKAKQQTVSETFSESSSDSTQFNQPAGYRRANSEASSSEGQSSLSSLEKLMMDWNEASSAPGYNWNQSVLFQSNSKPGRGRRKKVDMFDTSHLNFSSSSSSSSVYPSKRSTGPRQPRGSRGACASKKERGTGKAKFPTKSQAVNPLFQESTDLGLDYYSGDSSMSPLPSQSRGFGMGERDPCDYAGPYSMNPSTPSDGTFVQGFQSDSPGLGQPDLESKHFPALPHQLAAPGQQTVFEAGLQKAFSPNCSPTLAFKEDLRAGDIRKLPACDSLKHSMQGGALPHAPHLPCRDLPMPQPHYDSPSCKNPPYWYSPNASTRSPSYDGKGGAGMLVDFMGRTDPPCLNPHLSSPSSTHPSKGEKEPLEMSRAHHRGPYACPLINDLNISPVPRDSMLQLQDNYRYPSFAPQGHPVMAPTQKSGFLGPMVEQQHPEDTFTVTSL, encoded by the exons ATGGGAGCTCGGTCGCCTGCCAGCCCCTCGCACTGGAGAACGGTGCCAGCCCCCCGGCAGCCGAGCAGTGCCCCCACAGCCAGGGCCCCGGCCCCCGCCAGCCCGGCAGCGACGGCGACAGCAGCACCTTCCCGGTGAACCTGCACTGCAAACACCCCCGGCCCAG AGAGCTCAAGTGCAatagcaggagcagcagcaaagccgAGG GTCCCGGTCCCACCTTCCCCGACCCCCATGTCAGCAACTGCTCGGCCAAGCGGCACGcgggggaggaggaggtcaggATGCGCGTGAAGCCCCCGGGCCCAGTGGTAACAACCAGCGTTGTGCGTGGCTCACCCGACTACGTCCGAGAGCCCAAGTTCTACCCTCCGGGTCACCCGGCGCAGCGGCCCCCGGCTTGCCCGGCGGAAAAGGCCTTATCCTGCAGCGTGCTGAGCTTCCCCGAGGGCTCCTGCCCCGCGCTCGGCCGGGAGCACCAAGCAGGTTCGCTGCTGCACGGCGACCCGGCTGACCGGTGCCAGAGCGTACACGGGGGCACCAAAGCAGCGGAAGAGTTGTTGGGCTGTGCCGGCGAGCCCCGGATCCTGGGGGGTAGCGCGGAGGAGGCAGCCGCCCGCGATCGGGCGCCCAAAACCTTCCCCGACGCGACGCTGGCCTCGGGCCGCTGCAACGTCGACGGCATCCTCGCCTTGCTGCGGAGCAAGTGCGGCAACGGGCACATCAATCTCCACCCCGTGGTGCAGCTCATCGACATCATGAAGGACCTCAACCGCCTCTCCGAGGACCTCAAGAGCAGCGGGGTGCACCTGGACTGTGGCAGCCTCCGTGGGGGTGGAAggggtggaggtggtggtggtggtggccacGAGGACAACCGTCTCCTCCCTGCCGACCGCGACCTCCAGTACAGCTTCTTCTCCTCGCCCTCCTTGGCCAACAGCATTCGCAGCCCCGAGGAGCGGGGGGTGCACTGCAAAACCGAGCCACCGCGGCACCCCCGGCCCCCGGCTCGCGATGGAGAAGctgaggggggtggggggagcacCCCCCAACCCCCAGGACACAGCGGGGGGGTCTCCAAAGCACCGGCAGAGGAAGCTGGGTGCTCCCAACCTGACGCCGGTGATTACTCGGACCTGGCCGAGGCGGACATCCTGAACGAATTGGCCTCCCTGGCGTGCCCGGGGACGCAGCTGCTGGAGTCGCAAGCGATGGAGCCGCAGCCCCAGTTGCTGCCAGCCCAAGAGCTGGACTCCCAATCCCGGTTGCTGGATTCCCAGTCCCTCGAGtctcagccccagctgctcGATTCGCAGAGCCTGGAGCCGCTGCCGGAATCGTTGGAACTCCAAAACCTGGAGCCTTTGGGCTTGCAGTCATTGGAGCCGCTCTCGGAATCGCTGGAACTGCAGTCGCTGGAACCTTTGTCCGAGTCGCTGGAGCTGCAGTCTCTGGAGCCGCTGGCGGAACCGCTGGGGCTGCAGACATTGGAGCCGCTTCCCGGGGCGCTGGAGCCGCCGCTGCTGGATGCTCGAGCCCCTCTGCTGCCCACCGAGCCCTCCCTGCTTGAACCGCAGCCGCTGGGCCCCGtgtcagagctgctggaagcCCAACCGGGTGCTGGGGATCCAATGCGGCCCCATGGGCTGCAGCCCCGGTTGGGGGGGTGTCCCCTGAGCAGCGTGGTGAAACGGGGTCCCTGCGGGGGCCGGGGGGCCGGGCGGTGCGGAGAGGATCACCGCAAGTACGCCCTGCGCCGGACAGACAAGCCAAAGATGCTGTGCcgcaggaggagggcagggagagggcgCCGGGCGGACATCCCCTCCGAGAGCCGTGTCCTATCCCCGCTCGCCCTACCTGCTGAGGTGCCCCCTGGGCCCGAGGAACCCAGCACCCCACTGCTGACCCCCCCGCTACCGCCTCCCACCGCCATGGACCCCGATGAGGTGCCCAAGGCTCCCCCCCCAGGGAAGAAGAGCAAGTGCCGGGGGGTGAGGAAGATGGTAGTGAAGATGGCCAAGATCCCCGTGTCTCTGGGGAGGAGGAACAAGACCACCTACAAGGTGTCATCGCTCAGCAGCAACCTCAACCTGGAAGGCAAGGAGCTGGcaaccagcagctccatggagccCACGCCACTGCTCAAGATGAAGAACAACGGGCGCAACGTGGTGGTGGTCTTCCCTCCCGGCGAGATGCCCATCATCTTGAAGCGCAAGCGGGGCAGGCCCCCCAAGAACCTGCTGCTGGGCCAAGCTAAGCCTAAGGAACCCGTCCCGGaggtgaagaagaggaggaggaggaagcagaagctgGCTTCCCCCCAACCCTCTTATATCGCCGACACCAACGACAGCAAGGCCGACTACTCGGATGTGTTGGCCAAGTTGGCTTTCCTCAACAGGCAGAGCCAGTGCTCGGGGCGCTGCTCACCGCCCCGCTGCTGGACCCCCAGTGAGCCCGAGTCCATCCACCAAGCCCCGGACACCCAGAGCATCTCCCACTTCCTGCACCGTGTCCAGGGCTTCCGCCGGCGTGGCGGCAAGGCGGGTGGGTTTGGTGGGCGTGGGGGTGGCCACGCCGCCCGTGCTGCCCGCTGTTCCTTCAGTGATTTCTTTGAGGGCATcgggaagaagaagaaagccCCCGCTGCCGCCCTCCACGCCGACGCCGTGCACCCGCGCAAGCGGGGCCGCCCGGAGCCCGATCCCGTGGGCAAACCCAAACGGAAACGACGGGCACGCAAAAACGGGGCCCTGTTCCCCGAACCCAACCCCGGGCAGAGCTTCGGCGATGGTCCCACCGAgtgggctgggggagagaaGGGCAGCCCTTGGGCCCCCCATCATGGCCACCCCGGTGGCCAAGCCGGTCGCAATGGTGGCTACCAAGGGGCTGAGGCCAGGCCGTTCCACGCCGCCGGGCTGGAGTCGGGCTCCTCCGGCCGGGCTGGCTTCTACGGGGGGAGCGCGGCATCCTCGCAAGCGGAGGCCGGCCCGGAGAGGCACAGCCTCTTCACCGGGTATTTCCGCTCCTTGCTGGACTCGGATGATTCCTCCGACCTCTTGGACTTCGCCCTCTCAGCCTCTCGCTCTGAATCCCGCAAATCGGCGGCTGCTTACACCGCTCCCCCGGCTGCCTTGCCGGGACAACGGGGCATGGCCACCTACCCGGCCCGGGGTGGCAAGGTGGCAGCCGCCACCCCCGGCGCCGAAGCCGCTTTCCACGCAGCCATGCAGGGTCGGACGGCCTTCCCACCCGGCCGTACCGCTGCCACCGGCTACAGCGTGTCCCAAGGGTCATCGGAATGCCGGGGTGCCGAGGCCTTTCCCAAGCTGGCGCCGCCTTCCGCCGTGTCCCGCTCGCCCACCGCTCACCTAGCGACCAGCGGCACCACCGGCTTCTCGCCCTACGGCAACTACGGCACCGGGCAGAGCGTGGCACCCGCCAGCGTCTTCCCGCCGGGGAAGCAGTATCCGTCGGCGCAGGATTGTCCCAACAGCAAGGACTGCAGCTTTGCCTATGGCAGTGGCAGCAGCCTCCCGtcctcccccagcagtgcccacagcGCCGGCTACGCCCCACCGACGGCTGGGCCCAGCTTGCCTTTGGGCAAAGCTGCCTTCTTCAACAGCGCCGAGCAAGGGGGACAGTTCTCCAGTGCAGCCCACACCCCCCTGCGTTGTGACAGCCGGGCCAGCACCGTCTCACCCGGTGGCTACATGGTGCCCAAGGGGTCGGCTTCTTTCCAACCCTCGCCCGAAAATTGCCGGCAGTTCCCCAGCGCCACGCCGTGGGCTTTCCGGCAAGGTTACGGTGGGTTGGATTGGAGCTCGGAGGCCTTCAGCCAGCTCTACAACCCGGGCTTTGAGTGTCACCTCAACGAGCCCAATGTCATCCTGGATATCTCTAACTACACCCCACAGAAAGCCAAGCAGCAGACGGTCTCGGAGACCTTCTCCGAATCCTCCTCCGACAGCACCCAGTTCAACCAGCCGGCCGGTTACCGGCGTGCCAACAGCGAAGCCTCCTCCAGTGAGGGCCAATCCAGTctctccagcctggagaagctgATGATGGACTGGAACGAGGCGTCCTCCGCCCCGGGCTACAACTGGAACCAGAGCGTCCTCTTCCAGAGCAACTCCAAGCCGGGTCGAGGCCGACGGAAGAAGGTGGACATGTTCGACACCTCCCATCTCaacttctcctcctcttcctcctcttcctccgtCTACCCCTCCAAGAGGAGCACAGGACCCCGGCAGCCCCGGGGTTCCCGGGGGGCTTGTGCCTCCAAGAAGGAGAGGGGGACGGGCAAGGCCAAGTTCCCCACCAAGTCACAGGCCGTCAACCCCCTCTTCCAGGAGAGCACAGACCTGGGCTTGGACTACTACAGCGGGGACAGCAGCATgtcccccctgccctcccagtCCCGGGGCTTCGGGATGGGCGAGCGGGACCCCTGCGACTACGCCGGCCCCTATTCCATGAACCCCTCCACCCCCTCGGACGGGACTTTCGTCCAGGGGTTTCAGAGCGACTCCCCCGGGTTGGGGCAGCCGGATTTGGAGAGCAAGcacttccctgccctcccccacCAGCTGGCAGCCCCCGGCCAGCAGACTGTCTTCGAGGCCGGCTTGCAGAAAGCCTTCTCGCCCAACTGCTCCCCAACCTTGGCCTTCAAGGAGGACCTGCGGGCTGGGGATATCCGTAAGCTGCCCGCCTGCGACTCGCTCAAACACAGCATGCAG GGGGGGGCCCTGCCACACGCCCCCCACCTGCCCTGCCGCGATCTCCCCATGCCTCAACCTCACTACGACTCCCCCAGTTGCAAAAACCCCCCGTACTGGTATTCCCCCAATGCCAGCACCCGGAGCCCTTCGTACGACGGCAAAGGGGGGGCCGGGATGCTGGTAGACTTCATGGGGAGGACGGACCCCCCGTGTCTCAACCCTCACTTGAGCAGCCCGAGCAGCACCCACCCCTCCAAGGGTGAGAAGGAACCCTTGGAGATGTCCCGGGCACATCATCGAGGTCCCTACGCTTGTCCCTTGATCAATGACTTGAACATCTCCCCCGTACCAAGAGACTcaatgctgcagctgcaggacaaCTACAGGTACCCCAGTTTTGCACCCCAAGGGCACCCCGTCATGGCCCCCACCCAGAAGAGCGGGTTTTTGGGACCCATGGTAGAGCAACAACACCCCGAGGACACTTTTACGGTCACCTCATTGTAG